A region from the Rosa rugosa chromosome 6, drRosRugo1.1, whole genome shotgun sequence genome encodes:
- the LOC133715673 gene encoding uncharacterized protein LOC133715673 isoform X1 — protein MPNPPVSDHRRHRTTSETEKAWHVLSILFTLRRPATPEELASRCRLFDATAEVVLSLCSIANSPICLTEEEDGLVTVAMAVVSALEEFAPESRMVMELYVLRSFYPNTEFRKRKADLDNEAVPMAKRRLRFRNEDAGEEDGVLACHHNLIEGNSNNERALGPLLLDFNAELSSLQMTLFEHEEEGDGVVWPSALMREESPGSLDAYNAVNNLLKTEADICNVQPIQVVRGEGCFFDLNLPPPSSNRDALAGNERLKHDMGYTGTFFSQEAESNIGAGIHDPHSCKASMDQSKDDAEPLVESTVKESFVEVREEGDGEQFVLSEKVDAFGEAPTHCLDSENTKNVIALDKDQSMKKAETKTDLLSAECPENPEKLLANSSGKLKGMYTNFPSQERFLVDSLEDNEVVNTPKQQNQCKSGQRSLSVEHKLKKNNTNSMHPKENMVDTTSISPKLEKIKLPRFEDFIIEEEEGSGGYGTVYRAQRKNDGKRFAIKCPHVKAHKQHVDNERKMLERFGGRNFIIKYEGAFRSGDSECFILEHVEHDRPEVLKKKIDLFELQWYGYCMFRALACLHKQGVVHRDVKPGNFLFSQKLSKGYLIDFNLAMDLQQKYAIRNKSKLNRHVSFGHVPLPQSKSALPNREKRFVRSDLVDPKKTVDPNRNVRKRAQVGPLNNDPKMSVGNKFKSQRADGSGITSTKDATDKTPSTERVREPLPCLGRKELISLAQDVILSPVHDVLKSPASKRKRIAASPGKIDSKLFYTTPMSLNFTGAAISSANLLKSKGDGKQKREGPCAGTKGFRAPEVLFRSLHQGPKVDVWSAGVTLLYLMIGRTPFTGDPEQNIKDIAKLKGSEDLWEVAKLHDRESSFPVELFDVKCLPSMKLQRWCKAHTKRSEFFNLIPRSLFDLVDKCLTVNPRLRISAEEALNHEFFAPCHESLRKHRMSRRGSTGAQNNLVQSLE, from the exons ATGCCCAATCCCCCAGTCTCAGATCACCGCCGCCACAGAACCACATCGGAGACGGAGAAAGCATGGCACGTATTATCAATTCTATTCACTCTCCGCCGCCCCGCTACTCCGGAAGAGCTGGCGTCGCGGTGCCGGTTGTTCGACGCCACGGCGGAGGTCGTCCTCAGCCTCTGCTCGATCGCTAATTCTCCGATTTGTTTGACCGAGGAGGAGGACGGACTGGTCACTGTGGCCATGGCGGTGGTTTCCGCCTTGGAAGAGTTCGCGCCGGAGTCGAGGATGGTTATGGAATTGTACGTGTTGCGGAGTTTTTATCCGAACACCGAGTTCAGGAAAAGGAAGGCGGATTTGGACAATGAGGCGGTGCCGATGGCGAAAAGGAGATTGCGGTTTCGGAATGAGGATG CAGGTGAAGAAGATGGAGTGCTAGCTTGTCACCACAATTTGATTGAG GGAAATTCAAATAATGAGAGAGCTTTGGGCCCTTTACTTCTTGACTTCAATGCTGAGCTTTCGAGTCTTCAAATGACACTTTTTGAGCATGAGGAAGAAGGTGATGGTGTTGTTTGGCCGAGTGCTTTGATGCGTGAGGAGAGCCCTGGATCGTTAGATGCATACAATGCAGTCAATAATCTGCTGAAAACTGAAGCAGATATATGCAACGTGCAGCCAATTCAAGTTGTTCGAGGTGAGGGGTGCTTCTTTGATTTGAATTTACCTCCGCCAAGTTCAAATCGGGATGCCTTGGCCGGTAATGAGAGATTAAAACATGACATGGGTTATACTGGCACATTTTTCTCACAAGAAGCAGAAAGCAACATAGGTGCTGGCATTCATGATCCTCATTCTTGTAAAGCTTCAATGGATCAATCAAAAGACGATGCAGAACCTCTAGTGGAAAGTACTGTGAAGGAAAGTTTTGTTGAAGTAAGAGAAGAAGGAGATGGTGAACAGTTTGTTTTGTCAGAGAAGGTTGATGCATTTGGTGAAGCACCCACACATTGCTTGGACTCTGAAAATACAAAGAATGTTATAGCCTTGGATAAAGACCAGAGTATGAAAAAGGCAGAGACAAAGACTGACTTGCTATCAGCTGAATGCCCTGAAAATCCTGAGAAGCTGCTTGCAAACTCTTCCGGAAAATTGAAGGGCATGTACACAAATTTTCCTTCACAAGAACGATTTCTTGTGGATTCGTTAGAAGATAATGAAGTTGTTAACACTCCCAAACAGCAGAATCAATGTAAAAGTGGTCAGAGATCTCTCTCTGTAGAAcataaattgaagaaaaacaaCACAAATAGCATGCATCCAAAAGAAAACATGGTGGATACTACCTCCATATCTCCTAAG TTGGAGAAAATAAAACTACCTCGCTTTGAGGATTTTAtaatagaggaagaagaaggttcAG GTGGTTATGGAACTGTTTACAGGGCTCAGAGGAAGAATGACGGGAAAAGGTTTGCCATAAAAT gTCCCCATGTTAAAGCTCATAAACAACATGTTGATAATGAGCGGAAAATGCTTGAGCGTTTTGG GGGTAGGAACTTCATTATAAAGTACGAAGGTGCTTTCAGAAGTGGCGACAGTGAGTGCTTTATTTTGGAACATGTTGAACATGACAGACCTGAG GTCTTGAAGAAAAAGATTGATCTATTTGAGCTCCAGTGGTATGGCTATTGCATGTTTAGAGCCCTAGCATGCTTGCATAAGCAG GGTGTGGTGCACAGAGATGTTAAGCCCGGAAACTTCCTCTTCTCTCAGAAGCTAAGCAAAGGTTACCTGATTGATTTCAACCTTGCCATG GATTTACAGCAGAAGTATGCAATTAGAA ATAAATCAAAATTAAATCGCCACGTGTCCTTTGGTCATGTGCCTCTCCCTCAAAGTAAATCTGCTCTACCAAACAGAGAAAAGAGGTTTGTGAGAAGTGATCTTGTAGATCCAAAGAAAACTGTTGACCCTAATAGGAACGTGAGGAAGAGGGCTCAGGTTGGTCCCTTGAATAACGATCCTAAGATGAGTGTTGGGAATAAATTTAAAAGCCAGCGTGCGGATGGCTCAGGTATAACCTCCACTAAGGATGCGACAGACAAGACTCCATCCACAGAAAGGGTGAGGGAACCTCTGCCTTGCCTAGGAAGAAAAGAGTTGATCAGCCTGGCGCAGGATGTGATTCTTAGTCCAGTCCATGATGTACTAAAATCTCCTGCTTCCAAAAGGAAAAGGATTGCTGCTTCTCCAGGCAAGATCGACAGCAAACTATTCTATACAACTCCAATGTCTCTGAACTTTACTGGTGCAGCTATTTCTAGTGCCAATTTACTGAAAAGCAAAG GGGACGGGAAACAAAAGAGAGAAGGTCCATGTGCTGGAACCAAGGGATTCCGTGCTCCAGAG GTCTTGTTCAGATCTCTGCATCAAGGCCCTAAGGTCGATGTCTGGTCAGCTGGAGTTACCCTGCTTTACCTGATGATAGGAAGAACTCCTTTTACTGGAGATCCTGAACA GAATATAAAAGATATAGCAAAGTTAAAGGGCAGTGAAGACTTATGGGAAGTGGCCAAGCTACATGACCGTGAATCCTCTTTTCCAGTG GAGTTATTCGATGTCAAATGCTTGCCATCAATGAAACTTCAAAGATGGTGCAAGGCTCACACAAAGAGATCTGAGTTTTTCAATCTCATTCCAAGATCGCTATTTGATCTTGTAGACAAGTGCTTGACAGTAAATCCAAGGCTGAGGATCAGTGCAGAGGAAGCTCTCAATCATGAATTCTTTGCCCCATGCCACGAGAGTTTGAGGAAGCACAGGATGTCCAGGCGGGGCAGTACGGGCGCCCAGAATAATCTTGTACAAAGTCTAGAATAA
- the LOC133715673 gene encoding uncharacterized protein LOC133715673 isoform X2 codes for MPNPPVSDHRRHRTTSETEKAWHVLSILFTLRRPATPEELASRCRLFDATAEVVLSLCSIANSPICLTEEEDGLVTVAMAVVSALEEFAPESRMVMELYVLRSFYPNTEFRKRKADLDNEAVPMAKRRLRFRNEDGEEDGVLACHHNLIEGNSNNERALGPLLLDFNAELSSLQMTLFEHEEEGDGVVWPSALMREESPGSLDAYNAVNNLLKTEADICNVQPIQVVRGEGCFFDLNLPPPSSNRDALAGNERLKHDMGYTGTFFSQEAESNIGAGIHDPHSCKASMDQSKDDAEPLVESTVKESFVEVREEGDGEQFVLSEKVDAFGEAPTHCLDSENTKNVIALDKDQSMKKAETKTDLLSAECPENPEKLLANSSGKLKGMYTNFPSQERFLVDSLEDNEVVNTPKQQNQCKSGQRSLSVEHKLKKNNTNSMHPKENMVDTTSISPKLEKIKLPRFEDFIIEEEEGSGGYGTVYRAQRKNDGKRFAIKCPHVKAHKQHVDNERKMLERFGGRNFIIKYEGAFRSGDSECFILEHVEHDRPEVLKKKIDLFELQWYGYCMFRALACLHKQGVVHRDVKPGNFLFSQKLSKGYLIDFNLAMDLQQKYAIRNKSKLNRHVSFGHVPLPQSKSALPNREKRFVRSDLVDPKKTVDPNRNVRKRAQVGPLNNDPKMSVGNKFKSQRADGSGITSTKDATDKTPSTERVREPLPCLGRKELISLAQDVILSPVHDVLKSPASKRKRIAASPGKIDSKLFYTTPMSLNFTGAAISSANLLKSKGDGKQKREGPCAGTKGFRAPEVLFRSLHQGPKVDVWSAGVTLLYLMIGRTPFTGDPEQNIKDIAKLKGSEDLWEVAKLHDRESSFPVELFDVKCLPSMKLQRWCKAHTKRSEFFNLIPRSLFDLVDKCLTVNPRLRISAEEALNHEFFAPCHESLRKHRMSRRGSTGAQNNLVQSLE; via the exons ATGCCCAATCCCCCAGTCTCAGATCACCGCCGCCACAGAACCACATCGGAGACGGAGAAAGCATGGCACGTATTATCAATTCTATTCACTCTCCGCCGCCCCGCTACTCCGGAAGAGCTGGCGTCGCGGTGCCGGTTGTTCGACGCCACGGCGGAGGTCGTCCTCAGCCTCTGCTCGATCGCTAATTCTCCGATTTGTTTGACCGAGGAGGAGGACGGACTGGTCACTGTGGCCATGGCGGTGGTTTCCGCCTTGGAAGAGTTCGCGCCGGAGTCGAGGATGGTTATGGAATTGTACGTGTTGCGGAGTTTTTATCCGAACACCGAGTTCAGGAAAAGGAAGGCGGATTTGGACAATGAGGCGGTGCCGATGGCGAAAAGGAGATTGCGGTTTCGGAATGAGGATG GTGAAGAAGATGGAGTGCTAGCTTGTCACCACAATTTGATTGAG GGAAATTCAAATAATGAGAGAGCTTTGGGCCCTTTACTTCTTGACTTCAATGCTGAGCTTTCGAGTCTTCAAATGACACTTTTTGAGCATGAGGAAGAAGGTGATGGTGTTGTTTGGCCGAGTGCTTTGATGCGTGAGGAGAGCCCTGGATCGTTAGATGCATACAATGCAGTCAATAATCTGCTGAAAACTGAAGCAGATATATGCAACGTGCAGCCAATTCAAGTTGTTCGAGGTGAGGGGTGCTTCTTTGATTTGAATTTACCTCCGCCAAGTTCAAATCGGGATGCCTTGGCCGGTAATGAGAGATTAAAACATGACATGGGTTATACTGGCACATTTTTCTCACAAGAAGCAGAAAGCAACATAGGTGCTGGCATTCATGATCCTCATTCTTGTAAAGCTTCAATGGATCAATCAAAAGACGATGCAGAACCTCTAGTGGAAAGTACTGTGAAGGAAAGTTTTGTTGAAGTAAGAGAAGAAGGAGATGGTGAACAGTTTGTTTTGTCAGAGAAGGTTGATGCATTTGGTGAAGCACCCACACATTGCTTGGACTCTGAAAATACAAAGAATGTTATAGCCTTGGATAAAGACCAGAGTATGAAAAAGGCAGAGACAAAGACTGACTTGCTATCAGCTGAATGCCCTGAAAATCCTGAGAAGCTGCTTGCAAACTCTTCCGGAAAATTGAAGGGCATGTACACAAATTTTCCTTCACAAGAACGATTTCTTGTGGATTCGTTAGAAGATAATGAAGTTGTTAACACTCCCAAACAGCAGAATCAATGTAAAAGTGGTCAGAGATCTCTCTCTGTAGAAcataaattgaagaaaaacaaCACAAATAGCATGCATCCAAAAGAAAACATGGTGGATACTACCTCCATATCTCCTAAG TTGGAGAAAATAAAACTACCTCGCTTTGAGGATTTTAtaatagaggaagaagaaggttcAG GTGGTTATGGAACTGTTTACAGGGCTCAGAGGAAGAATGACGGGAAAAGGTTTGCCATAAAAT gTCCCCATGTTAAAGCTCATAAACAACATGTTGATAATGAGCGGAAAATGCTTGAGCGTTTTGG GGGTAGGAACTTCATTATAAAGTACGAAGGTGCTTTCAGAAGTGGCGACAGTGAGTGCTTTATTTTGGAACATGTTGAACATGACAGACCTGAG GTCTTGAAGAAAAAGATTGATCTATTTGAGCTCCAGTGGTATGGCTATTGCATGTTTAGAGCCCTAGCATGCTTGCATAAGCAG GGTGTGGTGCACAGAGATGTTAAGCCCGGAAACTTCCTCTTCTCTCAGAAGCTAAGCAAAGGTTACCTGATTGATTTCAACCTTGCCATG GATTTACAGCAGAAGTATGCAATTAGAA ATAAATCAAAATTAAATCGCCACGTGTCCTTTGGTCATGTGCCTCTCCCTCAAAGTAAATCTGCTCTACCAAACAGAGAAAAGAGGTTTGTGAGAAGTGATCTTGTAGATCCAAAGAAAACTGTTGACCCTAATAGGAACGTGAGGAAGAGGGCTCAGGTTGGTCCCTTGAATAACGATCCTAAGATGAGTGTTGGGAATAAATTTAAAAGCCAGCGTGCGGATGGCTCAGGTATAACCTCCACTAAGGATGCGACAGACAAGACTCCATCCACAGAAAGGGTGAGGGAACCTCTGCCTTGCCTAGGAAGAAAAGAGTTGATCAGCCTGGCGCAGGATGTGATTCTTAGTCCAGTCCATGATGTACTAAAATCTCCTGCTTCCAAAAGGAAAAGGATTGCTGCTTCTCCAGGCAAGATCGACAGCAAACTATTCTATACAACTCCAATGTCTCTGAACTTTACTGGTGCAGCTATTTCTAGTGCCAATTTACTGAAAAGCAAAG GGGACGGGAAACAAAAGAGAGAAGGTCCATGTGCTGGAACCAAGGGATTCCGTGCTCCAGAG GTCTTGTTCAGATCTCTGCATCAAGGCCCTAAGGTCGATGTCTGGTCAGCTGGAGTTACCCTGCTTTACCTGATGATAGGAAGAACTCCTTTTACTGGAGATCCTGAACA GAATATAAAAGATATAGCAAAGTTAAAGGGCAGTGAAGACTTATGGGAAGTGGCCAAGCTACATGACCGTGAATCCTCTTTTCCAGTG GAGTTATTCGATGTCAAATGCTTGCCATCAATGAAACTTCAAAGATGGTGCAAGGCTCACACAAAGAGATCTGAGTTTTTCAATCTCATTCCAAGATCGCTATTTGATCTTGTAGACAAGTGCTTGACAGTAAATCCAAGGCTGAGGATCAGTGCAGAGGAAGCTCTCAATCATGAATTCTTTGCCCCATGCCACGAGAGTTTGAGGAAGCACAGGATGTCCAGGCGGGGCAGTACGGGCGCCCAGAATAATCTTGTACAAAGTCTAGAATAA
- the LOC133715674 gene encoding uncharacterized protein LOC133715674: MSSSSLRVSTTAHRHLGFNRSLSPSTPQNLFTSLSFPTSTFPKHPRKLASQCQKKQGKANEAGSIKVKGKPGNVWSVDNELAAQEKGKPTKRRGRRRVMKGKRSKGGGGRAVLVSGAMLMEVETVLQTQEPVIRPSWNTFSSSVSGIWKGVGAVFSPITAEMEPIDFGPRDDQLYDCYTLSRIEAVPSSSGGPASHIQRKINWVTLNPHGEKSNSNESGRNHVLPQFEAFNFERSDVMEEDVMGREPGLVFFEDGSYSRGPVDIPVGEVDDSNYYLSPTFKFEQCLVKGCHKRLRIVHTIEFSNGGSNIQIMRVAVYEEQWVSPVNLLDQSDSELDLKPFSQRKRTQSSELAGPWKVFEVSATPVYGEEMDQMVLEQENSVPYVYLCTEALKKRSLPGHAAYFGEEEMLDMQDATILWLPGGVTAYVDVNKDGILCIGVGWYSDEGINLVMERDYGVDGKLKDIRSKSEVKRRWSDPQPE, encoded by the exons ATGTCCTCATCGTCCCTCCGCGTCTCCACCACCGCCCACCGCCACCTGGGGTTCAACCGCTCCCTCTCCCCCTCAACACCCCAAAACCTCTTCACCTCACTCTCCTTCCCCACTTCCACTTTCCCAAAACACCCTCGGAAGCTCGCCTCCCAGTGCCAAAAGAAGCAAGGCAAAGCCAATGAAGCGGGGTCGATCAAGGTCAAGGGCAAACCGGGAAATGTGTGGAGCGTGGACAACGAGCTCGCTGCTCAAGAGAAAGGGAAGCCCACAAAGAGAAGAGGGAGAAGGAGAGTTATGAAGGGGAAGAGAAGTAAAGGTGGTGGTGGCAGAGCTGTTCTGGTCTCTGGTGCTATGTTAATGGAGGTCGAGACTGTTCTTCAAACTCAG GAACCTGTGATAAGACCCTCATGGAATACATTTTCTAGTAGTGTCAGTGGGATATGGAAGGGTGTTGGAGCAGTTTTTTCACCCATCACTGCAGAAATGgagccaattgattttggacccaggGATGACCAACTTTATGATTGCTATACTCTTTCTCGCATTGAGGCTGTGCCATCATCCTCTGGAGGGCCAGCATCTCATATCCAAAGGAAAATTAATTGGGTGACTTTAAATCCTCATGGTGAAAAAAGCAATAGTAATGAAAGTGGAAGAAATCATGTGTTGCCTCAATTTGAGGCCTTTAACTTTGAAAGAAGTGACGTGATGGAAGAAGATGTCATGGGCAGAGAACCTGGTCTTGTTTTCTTTGAG GATGGATCTTATTCTAGGGGTCCTGTTGATATCCCAGTTGGTGAAGTTGATGACTCTAACTATTACCTTTCACCAACTTTCAAATTTGAACAG TGCTTGGTTAAAGGTTGCCACAAGAGACTTCGAATTGTTCATACCATAGAATTCAGCAATGGTGGTTCAAACATTCAGATAATGAGAGTTGCTGTGTATGAGGAACAGTGGGTTAGCCCTGTCAATCTTCTGGACCAAAG TGATTCGGAGCTTGATTTGAAACCATTTTCTCAGCGGAAACGAACTCAGTCATCAGAGCTGGCTGGGCCATGGAAGGTGTTTGAGGTCAGTGCTACTCCAGTTTATGGTGAGGAGATGGACCAGATGGTGTTGGAGCAAGAGAATAGCGTTCCCTATGTCTACCTTTGCACAGAGGCTTTAAAGAAAAGGAGCTTGCCTGGGCATGCTGCTTACTTTGGTGAGGAAGAGATGCTAGACATGCAAGATGCAACTATACTTTGGCTTCCAGGTGGTGTCACTGCCTATGTTGATGTAAATAAGGATGGCATCCTTTGTATTGGAGTTGGGTGGTACTCAGATGAAGGGATCAACCTTGTTATGGAGCGGGATTATGGAGTAGATGGGAAACTCAAGGACATCCGATCGAAGTCAGAGGTGAAAAGAAGGTGGTCGGATCCTCAGCCCGAGTAA